The Streptomyces spororaveus genome includes a region encoding these proteins:
- the lpdA gene encoding dihydrolipoyl dehydrogenase encodes MANDASTVFDLVILGGGSGGYAAALRASQLGLDVALIEKNKLGGTCLHNGCIPTKALLHAGEIADQAREAAQFGVKTSFEGIDIAGVHKYKDEVISGLYKGLQGLVASRKVTYIEGEGRLSSPTSVDVNGQRIQGRHILLATGSVPKSLPGLNIDGNRIISSDHALVLDRVPESAIVLGGGVIGVEFASAWKSFGSDITVIEGLKHLVPVEDENSSKLLERAFRKRGIKFNLGTFFDKAEYTENGVRVTLVDGKTFEAEVLLVAVGRGPVSQGLGYEEQGVAMDRGYVLVDEYMQTNVPTISAVGDLVPTLQLAHVGFAEGILVAERLAGLKAVPIDYDGVPRVTYCHPEVASVGITEAKAKEIYGADKVVALKYNLAGNGKSKILKTAGEIKLVQVKDGAVVGVHMVGDRMGEQVGEAQLIYNWEALPAEVAQLIHAHPTQNEAMGEAHLALAGKPLHSHD; translated from the coding sequence GTGGCGAACGACGCCAGCACCGTTTTCGACCTAGTGATCCTCGGCGGTGGCAGTGGCGGTTACGCCGCGGCGCTGCGCGCATCCCAGCTGGGTCTGGACGTTGCCCTGATCGAGAAGAACAAGCTCGGCGGCACCTGCCTGCACAACGGCTGCATCCCCACGAAGGCTCTGCTGCACGCGGGCGAGATCGCGGACCAGGCTCGTGAGGCCGCCCAGTTCGGTGTCAAGACCTCCTTCGAGGGGATCGACATCGCGGGTGTCCACAAGTACAAGGACGAGGTCATCTCGGGCCTGTACAAGGGCCTGCAGGGCCTGGTCGCCTCCCGCAAGGTGACCTACATCGAGGGAGAGGGCCGCCTCTCCTCCCCGACTTCCGTCGACGTGAACGGCCAGCGCATCCAGGGCCGCCACATCCTGCTGGCGACCGGCTCCGTGCCGAAGTCGCTGCCGGGCCTGAACATCGACGGCAACCGCATCATCTCCTCGGACCACGCGCTGGTCCTGGACCGCGTTCCGGAGTCGGCGATCGTCCTGGGCGGCGGCGTCATCGGCGTCGAGTTCGCCTCGGCGTGGAAGTCCTTCGGTTCCGACATCACCGTCATCGAGGGCCTCAAGCACCTCGTGCCGGTCGAGGACGAGAACAGCTCGAAGCTGCTGGAGCGCGCGTTCCGCAAGCGCGGCATCAAGTTCAACCTGGGCACCTTCTTCGACAAGGCCGAGTACACGGAGAACGGCGTCCGTGTGACGCTGGTCGACGGCAAGACCTTCGAGGCCGAGGTGCTGCTGGTCGCCGTGGGCCGTGGCCCCGTCTCCCAGGGGCTGGGCTACGAGGAGCAGGGCGTCGCGATGGACCGCGGCTACGTCCTGGTCGACGAGTACATGCAGACCAACGTGCCGACCATCTCGGCCGTCGGTGACCTCGTCCCCACCCTCCAGCTCGCGCACGTCGGCTTCGCCGAGGGCATCCTGGTCGCGGAGCGTCTGGCCGGCCTCAAGGCCGTCCCGATCGACTACGACGGTGTCCCCCGCGTCACCTACTGCCACCCCGAGGTCGCTTCCGTCGGCATCACCGAGGCCAAGGCCAAGGAGATCTACGGCGCGGACAAGGTCGTGGCCCTGAAGTACAACCTGGCGGGCAACGGCAAGAGCAAGATCCTCAAGACCGCGGGCGAGATCAAGCTCGTCCAGGTCAAGGACGGTGCCGTGGTCGGCGTCCACATGGTCGGTGACCGGATGGGCGAGCAGGTCGGCGAGGCCCAGCTGATCTACAACTGGGAAGCTCTGCCGGCCGAGGTCGCGCAGCTCATCCACGCGCACCCGACCCAGAACGAAGCGATGGGCGAGGCCCACCTGGCCCTCGCCGGCAAGCCGCTTCACTCCCACGACTAA
- a CDS encoding sensor histidine kinase — translation MTTDLGPFAPTRQWMRAHPLATDAVLAFGAFVAMVVGSFASPHGPHGPTFGTRAPEPFSLLLMLLGAAALVFRRRRALAVLAVTCGLSLLELTTGEPRAPVAMCAVIALYTVAARTDRPTTWRIGLLTMAGLTGVAMLAGPLPWYAQENIGIFAWTGMAAAAGDAVRSRRAFVDAIRERAERAERTRDEEARRRVAEERLRIARDLHDVVAHHIALVNVQAGVAAHVMDKRPDQAKEALAHVRDASRSALNELRATVGLLRQSGDPEAPTEPAPGLGVLDELVDTFRHAGLPVEVIVQLDGTAEAGALPAAVDLAAYRVIQEALTNVRKHAGSGAKAEVSVVRVGPSVEVTVLDDGGGSAGPGPEPADPGGGHGLLGMRERTGALGGSCFAGPRYGGGYRVHAILPVG, via the coding sequence GTGACGACAGATCTCGGGCCGTTCGCCCCCACCCGGCAGTGGATGCGGGCCCATCCGCTCGCCACCGACGCCGTGCTGGCGTTCGGGGCGTTCGTCGCCATGGTCGTCGGCTCCTTCGCCAGTCCGCACGGGCCGCACGGGCCCACCTTCGGGACGCGCGCCCCCGAGCCGTTCTCGCTGCTGCTGATGCTGCTCGGCGCGGCCGCGCTGGTGTTCCGGCGCCGGCGGGCGCTCGCCGTGCTCGCCGTGACCTGCGGGCTGTCCCTGCTGGAGCTGACCACCGGGGAACCGCGGGCGCCCGTCGCCATGTGCGCGGTGATCGCCCTGTACACGGTGGCCGCACGGACCGACCGGCCGACGACCTGGCGGATCGGGCTGCTCACCATGGCGGGTCTGACGGGCGTCGCCATGCTGGCCGGGCCGCTGCCCTGGTACGCGCAGGAGAACATCGGGATCTTCGCCTGGACGGGCATGGCCGCGGCCGCCGGGGACGCCGTACGCAGCCGGCGGGCCTTCGTCGACGCCATCAGGGAACGGGCCGAGCGCGCCGAGCGGACCCGGGACGAGGAGGCCAGGCGGCGGGTCGCCGAGGAGCGGCTGCGGATCGCCCGGGACCTGCACGATGTGGTGGCCCACCACATCGCCCTGGTCAACGTGCAGGCGGGAGTGGCCGCGCACGTCATGGACAAGCGCCCGGACCAGGCCAAGGAGGCGCTGGCGCACGTACGGGACGCCAGCCGGTCGGCGCTGAACGAGCTGCGGGCCACGGTCGGCCTGCTGCGGCAGTCGGGCGACCCGGAGGCGCCGACGGAGCCCGCGCCGGGGCTCGGCGTCCTGGACGAGCTGGTGGACACCTTCCGGCACGCCGGGCTGCCGGTGGAGGTCATCGTCCAGCTGGACGGGACGGCGGAGGCGGGGGCGCTGCCGGCGGCCGTGGACCTGGCGGCGTACCGGGTGATCCAGGAGGCGCTGACGAACGTGCGCAAGCACGCGGGATCGGGCGCGAAGGCTGAGGTCAGCGTGGTGCGGGTGGGGCCGTCGGTGGAGGTGACCGTCCTCGACGACGGCGGCGGCTCGGCCGGCCCGGGCCCGGAACCGGCCGACCCGGGCGGCGGGCACGGCCTCCTCGGCATGCGCGAGCGCACCGGAGCACTGGGCGGCTCCTGCTTCGCCGGCCCCCGCTACGGAGGCGGCTACCGCGTCCACGCCATCCTCCCCGTGGGATAG
- the pelF gene encoding GT4 family glycosyltransferase PelF: protein MSHGRHVTMLTEGTYPHVHGGVSTWCDQLVRGMPEVDFNVIALTGSGREPVTWDLPRNVYRHTAFPLWGPLPSRIRRAGLRGKAHRHFTEVYESFLLSLLDPEPDPARHSFSEALRELAVLARAGKLAPALRSESVLRLLMTVWTRPGLVTAEAAPTIHDALTATDLLEHALRPLGVRIPPDSVAHAVSSGLATLPALAAKYLDGVPFLLTEHGIYLRERYLGYRSAAQRWPVKALMLGFYRELNTEGYRQADLITPCNQYNRRWEERGGAESDRIRTVYNGVDPHAFPEAGPEPDVPTLSWCGRIDPIKDLETLIRAYAFMREELPALRLRLFGPVPAGCEEYKLRLEKLAAELGVTDGITYEGRIEQVAQAYAAGSVVMLSSISEGFPFSIIEAMSCGRTTVSTDVGGVREAVGDTGLVVPPREPETMARATLALLRDDGRRAELGRMSRKRVVEKFTLHQSVDGFRHIYRELAGQPVLPVHAGDVWTQRLADPWYRELAADGSLW from the coding sequence ATGAGTCATGGGCGTCACGTCACCATGCTCACCGAAGGCACCTACCCGCACGTCCACGGGGGCGTCAGCACCTGGTGCGACCAACTGGTACGAGGTATGCCCGAGGTCGACTTCAACGTCATAGCCCTGACCGGCTCCGGACGCGAGCCGGTCACCTGGGACCTGCCCCGCAACGTCTACCGGCACACCGCCTTCCCGCTCTGGGGGCCGCTCCCGTCCCGCATCCGCCGGGCCGGCCTGCGCGGCAAGGCCCACCGCCACTTCACCGAGGTCTACGAGAGCTTCCTGCTCTCCCTGCTCGACCCCGAGCCCGATCCCGCCCGGCACAGCTTCTCCGAGGCCCTGCGCGAACTGGCCGTCCTGGCCAGGGCGGGAAAACTCGCACCGGCCCTGCGCTCCGAATCGGTCCTGCGCCTGCTGATGACCGTATGGACCCGGCCCGGACTCGTCACCGCCGAGGCCGCGCCCACCATCCACGACGCGCTCACCGCCACCGACCTGCTGGAACACGCGCTGCGCCCGCTCGGTGTCCGGATCCCGCCCGACAGCGTCGCGCACGCCGTCAGCAGCGGCCTCGCCACCCTCCCGGCCCTCGCCGCCAAATACCTCGACGGGGTCCCCTTCCTCCTCACCGAGCACGGCATCTACCTGCGCGAGCGCTACCTCGGCTACCGCAGCGCCGCCCAGCGCTGGCCCGTCAAGGCACTCATGCTCGGCTTCTACCGCGAGCTCAACACCGAGGGCTACCGGCAGGCGGACCTCATCACCCCGTGCAACCAGTACAACCGCCGCTGGGAGGAGCGCGGAGGCGCCGAGTCCGACCGCATCCGCACCGTCTACAACGGCGTCGACCCGCACGCCTTCCCCGAGGCCGGCCCCGAACCGGACGTGCCCACCCTCAGCTGGTGCGGCCGCATCGACCCGATCAAGGACCTCGAAACCCTCATCCGGGCCTACGCCTTCATGCGCGAGGAGCTTCCCGCCCTGCGGCTGCGCCTCTTCGGCCCCGTGCCGGCCGGCTGCGAGGAGTACAAGCTCCGCCTGGAGAAGCTCGCCGCCGAACTCGGCGTGACCGACGGCATCACCTACGAGGGCCGCATCGAGCAGGTGGCCCAGGCCTACGCGGCCGGCAGCGTCGTGATGCTCTCCTCCATCAGCGAGGGCTTCCCCTTCAGCATCATCGAGGCCATGTCCTGCGGCCGCACCACCGTCTCCACCGACGTCGGCGGCGTCCGCGAGGCCGTCGGTGACACCGGCCTCGTCGTACCGCCGCGCGAGCCCGAGACCATGGCCCGCGCCACCCTCGCCCTGCTCCGCGACGACGGGCGCCGGGCCGAACTCGGCCGGATGTCGCGCAAGCGGGTCGTGGAGAAGTTCACCCTCCACCAGTCCGTCGACGGCTTCCGGCACATCTACCGCGAACTCGCCGGCCAGCCCGTCCTGCCCGTCCACGCGGGCGACGTGTGGACCCAGCGGCTCGCCGATCCCTGGTACCGCGAACTCGCTGCCGACGGGAGCCTGTGGTGA
- a CDS encoding endo alpha-1,4 polygalactosaminidase: protein MRKLALLLAVPLLLLAACTSPPPEPDREELSPDPAPGERWQPKPGVGWQWQLTGKLDTSVKAAVYDVDGFNTTNEQLATLKKAGRKTICYVSTGAWEDFRPDAAAFPKALLGEGNGWDGERWLDIRALAQLEPLMAKRFDMCKAKGFDAVEPDNMDGYANRSGFPLTADDQLKYNRLIARLAHDRGMSVGLKNDLDQIPELVGDFDFAVNEQCVEYEECDRYAPFTDAGKAVFHVEYEGRPSRWCPRARAAKLSSMQKRYDLDAWRQVCP from the coding sequence ATGAGGAAGCTCGCACTCCTGCTGGCCGTGCCCCTGCTGCTGCTCGCCGCCTGTACGAGCCCGCCGCCCGAACCGGACCGGGAGGAGCTGTCGCCCGACCCGGCGCCGGGGGAGCGCTGGCAGCCGAAGCCGGGCGTCGGGTGGCAGTGGCAGCTCACCGGGAAGCTCGACACCTCGGTGAAGGCGGCCGTGTACGACGTCGACGGGTTTAACACCACGAACGAGCAGCTCGCCACCCTGAAGAAGGCCGGCCGCAAGACCATCTGCTACGTCTCCACCGGCGCCTGGGAGGACTTCCGGCCGGACGCGGCCGCCTTCCCGAAGGCACTGCTGGGCGAGGGCAACGGCTGGGACGGCGAACGCTGGCTGGACATCCGGGCCCTGGCGCAACTGGAACCGCTGATGGCCAAGCGGTTCGACATGTGCAAGGCGAAGGGCTTCGACGCGGTGGAGCCCGACAACATGGACGGCTACGCCAACCGGTCCGGTTTCCCGCTGACCGCGGACGACCAGCTGAAGTACAACCGCCTGATCGCCCGGCTGGCGCACGACCGGGGCATGTCGGTGGGGCTGAAGAACGACCTGGACCAGATCCCGGAGCTGGTCGGGGACTTCGACTTCGCGGTGAACGAGCAGTGCGTGGAGTACGAGGAGTGCGACCGGTACGCGCCGTTCACCGACGCGGGCAAGGCGGTGTTCCACGTGGAGTACGAGGGTCGCCCGAGCCGCTGGTGCCCGCGGGCCCGTGCGGCGAAGCTGAGCTCGATGCAGAAACGGTACGACCTGGACGCGTGGCGCCAAGTCTGTCCCTAG
- a CDS encoding lipase/acyltransferase domain-containing protein: protein MDLVVVVPGIMGSRLADADGRPVWDLKGRTLSRAISTLGGSLKDLALPRGLGDGHPGDGVRPVGLMPDLHVVPGVWHPVDGYTDLMAWLAKAFGLVPGRTLLDFPYDWRLSCRYNAVLLKQRVEEGLERLRAASPEHADARVILLCHSMGGLVARHYVERLGGRATTRRVITLGTPHRGSVDALTNLVNGLRKGWGPLRLDLTALARSLPSLHQLLPDYACVRTPGGLVHPAGLTGLPGPDPELLADAARFHADLRTAAPAEGLVCLVGVRQPTAAVAEFSGGLLVTEAESGDGTVPRLAARPADADRAGYAVAEGHTPCEQHGSLHNNRGVRDALYGLLDREPPFRREGVRTAPALGVTAPALAGPGEPYEVRVRADGHEDLLLTAELRPAVGGPSCSRSLANLGGGHYRTVFPAPAPGAHRLVVHAVGHPESAVTALTAVSEA, encoded by the coding sequence ATGGACCTGGTCGTGGTGGTACCCGGAATCATGGGGAGCCGGCTGGCCGACGCGGACGGGAGGCCGGTCTGGGACCTCAAGGGCCGCACGCTGTCGCGGGCCATCAGCACCCTGGGCGGCTCGCTCAAGGACCTGGCGCTGCCCCGTGGCCTCGGCGACGGGCATCCCGGCGACGGGGTCCGGCCCGTCGGTCTCATGCCGGACCTGCACGTAGTACCGGGCGTGTGGCATCCCGTCGACGGCTACACCGATCTGATGGCCTGGCTGGCCAAGGCCTTCGGGCTCGTCCCGGGCCGGACCCTGCTCGACTTCCCGTACGACTGGCGCCTGTCGTGCCGCTACAACGCGGTGCTGCTGAAGCAGCGCGTCGAGGAGGGGCTGGAGCGGCTGCGCGCCGCGTCCCCCGAGCACGCCGACGCCCGCGTGATCCTCCTGTGCCACTCCATGGGCGGTCTGGTCGCGCGGCACTACGTCGAACGTCTCGGCGGGCGTGCGACCACCCGCCGCGTGATCACCCTCGGCACCCCGCACCGAGGTTCCGTCGACGCCCTCACGAACCTGGTCAACGGGCTGCGCAAGGGCTGGGGGCCGCTCCGCCTGGACCTGACGGCGCTGGCCCGCAGCCTGCCCTCCCTGCACCAGCTCCTGCCCGACTACGCGTGCGTGCGCACCCCCGGCGGCCTCGTCCACCCGGCCGGCCTCACGGGCCTACCCGGGCCCGACCCCGAGTTGCTGGCGGACGCCGCGCGCTTCCACGCCGACCTGCGGACCGCCGCTCCGGCCGAAGGCCTGGTCTGCCTGGTCGGCGTCCGCCAGCCGACGGCGGCCGTCGCCGAGTTCAGCGGCGGCCTGCTGGTGACGGAGGCGGAGAGCGGCGACGGGACCGTGCCGCGGCTGGCCGCGCGGCCGGCGGACGCCGATCGCGCGGGGTACGCCGTGGCGGAGGGCCACACGCCGTGCGAACAGCACGGCTCGCTGCACAACAACCGCGGCGTACGGGATGCCCTGTACGGCCTGCTGGACCGTGAGCCGCCGTTCCGCCGGGAGGGCGTACGCACCGCACCGGCGCTCGGGGTCACCGCGCCCGCGCTCGCCGGGCCCGGCGAGCCGTACGAGGTCCGGGTCCGGGCGGACGGACACGAGGACCTGCTGCTGACCGCGGAGCTCCGCCCCGCCGTCGGCGGTCCGTCGTGCTCCCGCTCGCTCGCCAACCTCGGCGGCGGCCACTACCGCACGGTGTTCCCCGCCCCGGCTCCGGGCGCCCACCGGCTGGTCGTCCACGCGGTGGGCCACCCTGAGTCGGCCGTGACGGCCCTGACGGCGGTGAGCGAGGCGTGA
- the sucB gene encoding 2-oxoglutarate dehydrogenase, E2 component, dihydrolipoamide succinyltransferase produces the protein MSVSVTLPALGESVTEGTVTRWLKAEGERVEADEPLLEVSTDKVDTEIPSPVSGILASIKVAEDETVEVGAELAVIDDGSGAPAAAAAPPAEPAAAAEAPAEAPAAAPAPVAEAPAAPAPVAEAPAAEAAPAAAGTDVVLPALGESVTEGTVTRWLKAVGESVEADEPLLEVSTDKVDTEIPAPVSGTLLEIRIGEDETAEVGTVLAVIGVAGAAPAAPAPAAAPAPAAAPAPVAAPAPAAPAAPVAAPAPVQAAAPVAAPAPVQAAAPVAAPAPVTPAPAAPAAAPASAGDEAAYVTPLVRKLASESGVNLSTVSGTGVGGRIRKQDVLAAAEAAKAAAAAPAPAAAAPAAKAPAAAVSELRGQTVKMTRMRKVIGDNMMKALHSQAQLSSVVEVDITKIMKLREKAKGAFLAREGVKLSPMPFFVKAAAQALKAHAVVNARINEDEGTITYFDSENIGIAVDSEKGLMTPVIKGAGDLNLAGISKATADLAAKVRGNKITPDELSGATFTISNTGSRGALFDTVIVPPNQVAILGIGATVKRPVVIETAEGTNIGIRDMTYLTLSYDHRLVDGADAARYLSAVKAILEAGEFEVELGL, from the coding sequence ATGTCGGTTTCCGTAACCCTTCCGGCGCTCGGTGAGAGCGTCACCGAGGGCACTGTCACCCGCTGGCTGAAGGCCGAGGGCGAGCGCGTCGAGGCCGACGAGCCGCTGCTCGAGGTCTCGACCGACAAGGTCGACACCGAGATCCCCTCCCCCGTGTCGGGCATCCTGGCCTCCATCAAGGTCGCCGAGGACGAGACCGTCGAGGTCGGCGCCGAGCTGGCCGTCATCGACGACGGCTCCGGCGCTCCGGCCGCCGCGGCGGCTCCGCCCGCCGAGCCGGCCGCTGCCGCCGAGGCCCCCGCCGAGGCCCCCGCCGCCGCTCCGGCCCCGGTCGCCGAGGCCCCCGCGGCCCCGGCCCCGGTCGCCGAGGCCCCCGCCGCGGAGGCCGCTCCGGCCGCCGCCGGCACCGATGTCGTGCTCCCCGCGCTGGGCGAGTCCGTCACCGAGGGCACCGTCACCCGTTGGCTGAAGGCCGTCGGCGAGTCGGTCGAGGCCGACGAGCCGCTGCTGGAGGTCTCGACCGACAAGGTCGACACCGAGATCCCCGCGCCGGTCTCCGGCACCCTGCTGGAGATCCGGATCGGCGAGGACGAGACCGCCGAGGTCGGCACCGTCCTGGCCGTCATCGGCGTCGCCGGTGCCGCCCCGGCCGCCCCGGCTCCGGCCGCTGCCCCGGCTCCGGCCGCCGCCCCGGCCCCCGTGGCCGCTCCGGCTCCGGCCGCCCCGGCTGCCCCGGTCGCCGCTCCGGCTCCGGTCCAGGCCGCCGCCCCGGTCGCCGCCCCGGCTCCGGTCCAGGCCGCCGCCCCGGTCGCCGCCCCGGCTCCGGTCACCCCGGCTCCGGCCGCTCCGGCCGCCGCGCCGGCGTCCGCCGGTGACGAGGCCGCGTACGTGACCCCGCTGGTGCGCAAGCTCGCCTCGGAGTCCGGCGTCAACCTGTCCACGGTCTCGGGCACCGGTGTCGGTGGCCGTATCCGCAAGCAGGACGTCCTGGCCGCCGCCGAGGCCGCCAAGGCCGCTGCCGCCGCCCCGGCGCCGGCCGCTGCCGCTCCGGCCGCCAAGGCTCCGGCCGCCGCGGTCTCCGAGCTGCGCGGTCAGACGGTCAAGATGACCCGCATGCGCAAGGTCATCGGCGACAACATGATGAAGGCCCTGCACTCGCAGGCTCAGCTCAGCTCCGTGGTCGAGGTGGACATCACCAAGATCATGAAGCTGCGTGAGAAGGCCAAGGGCGCGTTCCTGGCCCGTGAGGGCGTCAAGCTCTCGCCGATGCCGTTCTTCGTCAAGGCCGCGGCCCAGGCGCTGAAGGCCCACGCGGTCGTCAACGCCCGGATCAACGAGGACGAGGGCACCATCACCTACTTCGACTCGGAGAACATCGGCATCGCCGTCGACTCCGAGAAGGGCCTGATGACCCCGGTCATCAAGGGTGCCGGTGACCTCAACCTGGCGGGCATCTCCAAGGCGACCGCCGACCTGGCCGCCAAGGTCCGCGGCAACAAGATCACGCCGGACGAGCTGTCGGGCGCGACCTTCACCATCAGCAACACCGGCTCGCGCGGTGCGCTGTTCGACACGGTCATCGTGCCCCCGAACCAGGTCGCCATCCTGGGCATCGGTGCCACGGTGAAGCGCCCGGTGGTCATCGAGACCGCCGAGGGCACGAACATCGGCATCCGCGACATGACGTACCTGACCCTGTCCTACGACCACCGCCTGGTGGACGGCGCGGACGCGGCCCGGTACCTCTCGGCCGTGAAGGCGATCCTCGAGGCCGGCGAGTTCGAGGTCGAGCTCGGCCTGTAA
- a CDS encoding leucyl aminopeptidase — MTALTLSTAGAATLRADALVVGVAKGPKGPIVAAGAEAVDKAFDGKLAGVLDALGASGAEGEITKLPAPAGLKVPVVLAVGLGSVPEKDESFDEEVLRRAAGAAARALHGSKKAAFALPLEDASAVTAVAEGALLGAYAFTAYQGGENKARKEAKGAAPKAPLAEVALLGAKPRDKEHKAAAERAAVVAAEVNVARDLVNTPPNDLTPEAFAAIASAAAKENGVKVQVLDEKALVKGGYGGIMGVGKGSENLPRLVKLTYTHPKAEKTLAFVGKGITYDSGGISLKPAGHNETMKCDMAGAAAVFASVVAAAKLGLRVNVTGWLALAENMPSGSATKPGDVLRMYSGKTVEVLNTDAEGRLVLGDALTKASEDNPDAIVDVATLTGAMVLALGDRTFGIMSNDDAFRTSIHEIAEEVGESSWPMPLPAELRKTMDSPTADIANMGVRMGGGLVAGLFLQEFVGEGITWAHLDIAGPAFHEGAPHGYTPKGGTGSAVRTLVRLAERTATGDLG, encoded by the coding sequence GTGACTGCTCTGACTCTCAGCACTGCCGGCGCGGCGACGCTCCGCGCCGACGCCCTCGTGGTCGGCGTGGCGAAGGGCCCCAAGGGACCGATCGTCGCCGCGGGCGCCGAGGCCGTGGACAAGGCGTTCGACGGTAAGCTCGCCGGCGTCCTCGACGCGCTGGGCGCCTCCGGCGCCGAAGGCGAGATCACCAAGCTGCCGGCCCCGGCGGGCCTCAAGGTTCCGGTCGTGCTGGCGGTGGGGCTCGGCTCCGTCCCCGAGAAGGACGAGTCGTTCGACGAGGAGGTGCTGCGCCGCGCCGCCGGCGCCGCCGCCCGCGCGCTGCACGGCAGCAAGAAGGCCGCCTTCGCCCTCCCGCTGGAGGACGCCTCGGCCGTCACCGCCGTCGCCGAGGGCGCGCTGCTGGGCGCGTACGCCTTCACCGCCTACCAGGGCGGCGAGAACAAGGCTCGCAAGGAGGCCAAGGGCGCGGCCCCGAAGGCCCCGCTGGCCGAGGTGGCCCTGCTGGGCGCCAAGCCGCGCGACAAGGAGCACAAGGCCGCCGCCGAGCGCGCCGCGGTCGTGGCGGCCGAGGTCAACGTCGCCCGCGACCTGGTGAACACCCCGCCGAACGACCTGACCCCCGAGGCCTTCGCCGCGATCGCCTCCGCGGCCGCGAAGGAGAACGGCGTCAAGGTCCAGGTCCTGGACGAGAAGGCCCTGGTCAAGGGCGGCTACGGCGGCATCATGGGCGTCGGCAAGGGTTCCGAGAACCTGCCGCGCCTGGTGAAGCTCACCTACACGCACCCCAAGGCGGAGAAGACCCTGGCCTTCGTCGGCAAGGGCATCACCTACGACTCGGGCGGCATCTCCCTGAAGCCGGCCGGCCACAACGAGACGATGAAGTGCGACATGGCCGGCGCCGCCGCCGTCTTCGCCTCCGTCGTCGCGGCCGCGAAGCTGGGCCTGCGGGTCAACGTCACCGGCTGGCTCGCGCTCGCCGAGAACATGCCGTCCGGCTCCGCCACCAAGCCCGGTGACGTGCTGCGCATGTACAGCGGCAAGACCGTCGAGGTCCTCAACACGGACGCCGAGGGCCGCCTGGTCCTCGGTGACGCGCTGACCAAGGCTTCCGAGGACAACCCGGACGCGATCGTCGACGTGGCCACCCTGACCGGCGCCATGGTCCTCGCCCTGGGCGACCGCACCTTCGGGATCATGTCGAACGACGACGCCTTCCGTACGTCGATCCACGAGATCGCCGAGGAGGTCGGCGAGTCCTCCTGGCCGATGCCGCTCCCCGCCGAGCTGCGCAAGACCATGGACTCCCCCACCGCCGACATCGCGAACATGGGCGTCCGCATGGGCGGCGGCCTGGTGGCCGGTCTCTTCCTGCAGGAGTTCGTCGGCGAGGGCATCACCTGGGCCCACCTCGACATCGCCGGCCCGGCCTTCCACGAGGGCGCGCCGCACGGTTACACCCCCAAGGGCGGCACCGGCTCCGCCGTCCGCACCCTGGTGCGGCTGGCCGAGCGCACGGCCACGGGCGACCTGGGCTGA
- a CDS encoding spherulation-specific family 4 protein — translation MTHRPSEKKDPMLLVPLYEHPDDRPEAWERLISSAGRLHSVVLNPDSGPGAARDERFAVVAERLREAGVPVLGYADTDYGRRPHAEVVQDLLRHRDWYATDGAFLDQASADPELLPHYGRLAVAARAAGARTLVLNHGVHPHPGYAELADLLVTFEGPWDAYRDAAAVPPWTADHPAQRFCHLVYAVPPGALAARLAEELAAERGAGVHCAVPGSGAHPWGTLPYALEAAG, via the coding sequence ATGACGCACCGTCCGTCCGAGAAGAAGGACCCCATGCTGCTGGTGCCCCTCTACGAGCATCCCGACGACCGGCCGGAAGCCTGGGAGCGGCTCATCAGCTCCGCAGGCCGGCTGCATTCGGTGGTCCTCAACCCCGACAGCGGACCGGGCGCCGCCCGCGACGAACGGTTCGCCGTCGTCGCCGAGCGGCTGCGCGAGGCCGGCGTACCCGTCCTCGGGTACGCCGACACCGACTACGGGCGGCGCCCGCACGCGGAGGTGGTGCAGGACCTCCTGCGCCACCGCGACTGGTACGCCACCGACGGGGCCTTCCTCGACCAGGCCTCCGCCGATCCGGAACTGCTCCCGCACTACGGGCGGCTCGCGGTCGCGGCCCGGGCCGCGGGCGCCCGTACCCTCGTCCTCAACCACGGGGTCCACCCGCACCCCGGCTACGCCGAACTCGCCGACCTGCTCGTCACCTTCGAGGGCCCCTGGGACGCCTACCGGGACGCGGCCGCCGTACCGCCCTGGACCGCCGACCACCCGGCCCAGCGGTTCTGCCACCTGGTGTACGCGGTCCCGCCGGGCGCGCTCGCCGCCCGGCTCGCCGAGGAACTCGCCGCCGAACGCGGGGCCGGGGTGCACTGCGCGGTCCCCGGCAGCGGCGCGCACCCCTGGGGGACCCTCCCGTACGCGCTGGAGGCGGCGGGATGA